The Nitrospirota bacterium genome segment TTTTGTTTATATTTGCGATTACCCATTGTTTGTCGAGGTAATTCAAGTATGGAAGATGCCAGCCAATAACCACAGAAAATTCCATGCCGGTTTCTTTCGTTTTATCAAGACGCTCCATGAAAGCCGACTTTATAGGCTCAATCCATTTATTTTCTTTACCCTGGCCATAAAGACGAGCATAACGGAGCGAGTAGTTTATTGCTGCTATAAACACCTTGCCTTTTGACGAGTTTAGAACCGAAGTTACAAGGTCACTCATCATGCTCATGTCACGATTGACATTCTTAAGAAGAAGCAAAATTATTTGTTCCGCTATTGGCAAAAGGTCTAAAGAGAAGGCATGTTTATCATTCTTCGTGCCTTCCCAAATGAGGTTTGCTATCGTGTCAGCAATCCAGCGTTTATAGTCAGACTTTCCTTCTTTCATTTCTCCAATCCAAAAGCTACCGTCCTCTATTAGCTTCTTCATAAATGGTAGCAGCTCATTCCAATCGAAATCCTTATTATTTCTCCAGGCCTCCTCGAAGCCTCTTAGAAATTCGTATTGGTATTTTCGAGGTACCGAGAGAAACGGAGCTAAATTCGTAGAAAATCTTACTGGGTCATTTGAAACAAACTTTCTGATAGAGGTTGCAAGATTTATTCTGGCAAAGTCCTTCCATGAGATTTCATCTTCTTCTTTATATGAATTAATGTACGCTACTATTTCATGGTTCGTCTTTTTCTTAAACTCATCCTCATCTATTGGACTAACATCTTGGATCCAACCACCGCCTGATGACCAGGAATGAAAGCCAGGATGCTCTATTGCTGCATCATTAATGGAATTGTAGGCTTCATAGCGTCGTTTAACTTCCTCATTGTTAGTATCGAGCAAGGCAAGCAGCCACTCCTTTTTATAATAAGCTTTGTCTTTTTCAGGGATACGGGACTTATCATCTGAGAAATAAAAATCCTGAGTTTCAATCCAGTTAAGAATAGTCTCAATCTGAGTTTCGTTAAAGCTCTTGCAATGGGTTTTGAACAGTTCATAAAGCTCATGGATGGTCAAACTGTTAAGCGGATTATAGGGCATGCTCCAAAGTAGATGGGACAATTTATCATAGTGATGATTTATCAGATGATATGCCAGACGCTTAAATATAGCATGCTCCTCACCGAGCATATTTTTCGCTATAGGTTCACTTTCCTTTGGGTCTGATGCCTCAAGCATGTCTTTCACGAAATGAACAAGCTGGCATTCATATCTATCAGGAAATGTCGTCTGCTCATGGTCTTCAATTGCCGGTATCCACACATAGTTAAACTGCGACTCATCCTCCTTCAATATCTCCTTGATCTTGGTTATCGCAACATTAGCAGCTTCAACAGCGCAGATTTCAGAAATCCCTTTTTTGTTATCATCTAAGGCTTCCTTCAGGTAATAAGGATCGATAACTGATATATATTCACGGATGGGTTCCCTATCAGATTTGCTGTAATGCAAAATTACATCGAGCAATCCTATTGTCAGTTCCGCAGCCTCTTCTTTTATCAACTTGGGAAGAAACAGCTTGCCTATTTCATGATCAAGTAGCGATGTACCTACACTAGGGCGAAGCGCATCCTTAATGAACTGTATATGTTGTGTGCCAATATACACGATGGGAAAGTGCGATATGATTTGCAACAGCTTCCAATCGCTTATGTAGTTGTCTATTCTCTTCCCGTTTTCACGATACGCAATAATTCCATCGACAATCTCAAGCAGCATTTTGGAAACTTCATTATTGGGGGAGCCTTCATTTTTTACTGCCATGTTCTCAAGTGCATCAAAAATATTCCAATGCAGAATATAGTATCCCTTTTTGTTTGGAACCTCCTTGGGGCGTGGATTTTTAGCCGGGTCGAAATACCCTGCATCTCGTAATGGAACCAACCATTCAAGTGGCTTAGAGGCTACAGCAAGTTTGTGAAAAAAATGATCCTCCAAACTCTTGTCATTTTTTATCCTCTGAAGTGTATTTATTATTTTATCTGTGGACATATCTACTCCACCGCCTCGTCAATTAGTCGAGAAGCGTTATGCAGATACCCGGTAACTTGGTTTATCTCCACGTTCCAGTGTTTAATAACCTCTATAAGCTGCCTATACCCATTAGTATCCTTCTCATAACCCAGAATGTTAATCCCAAGGTCGTTATAGTATGCTTGCTCGTAACTAAGAATGTTATCTTCGCCACTGTAGAAAGGAGACAGCATGAAATGTCGAGGAGACAGTGCTTGCTTTTTTCTGGGATCACTCCTGAGTATAAAATCCAGTATTTCAAACTCTGACACACCATAACCCAAGAAAAGAACGGTGTACTCTCGAAATATTCGACCTAGAAACCTTCCGAACTCCGGCTCTTGCGTATACCTTTGCATATATGCGGAGACCGTAAATATCAGAGATTCTCTATCCCTGATAGAACCGTGAATATGGTACAGGTTTGTGCTGTCCAATCTATCCGCGCTAAAGTCAGAAGACTGGTAAAGAATATTCGGGGGGTTAAATAGCCTGTCAAAGTGAGTATCAGCATTCGTGGTTATAAACAAGCCTCTTAATCTCTCGATGTCGTTATAGATATTGGGTGTCTCAATATCAGCCCCTTCCTTTAACGCCATATTTAGCTCTTTATAAAAGACATCTGCAAGATGATTATTGTTGAAGAGGTGGTAACAAATCGTTATCGTTTTCTTATGATCGGGAATCTGAGAAAGGGTTTCACTCTCCCTGAAATTAATAATGTCTTCCCTATGACACCTATTGACGAGGTTTCTGGCAAGCGCATCCCAACCTTCGCAGCCTACAAGCCTCGATACTCCTGCACCGATAAAGACAGCCAGGGTGCCATTGTTAACGGCATCCCTTATCTCGTCCGGGACTTCAGGTATGAGCGAAATGCCGTTACTCATATGCTTCTCCTAATTTTTATAAGCGTAACCAGGGTTTACCTTGAAAATTCTCATTTCCCGAAATGCCCTCAAATGCTCTCTTCACCTTTTATCCTTCAGGCCTTGGAGATACGCCACCAGCCGATGCACCTTCGTGGACGGGTTATCCGTGCCGGCTTCTTCCTGCCTTTTTTCCAACCGCTCTGCGTGTTGTATTGCCTCATCTACACGGGGATAGATCGTTCCAAATACAGCGGCGCTGCCTTTCGCATAGCCGGGGATATACGCCCTTAAATCTCGAATTACATTGTCGCAGGGAGAATTATTCCCCGAGGCGCCATACTGCCGGGACGTATATTCGAAATGGAGCAGGAGCCAAAACTCAAAGCAAGGGACAGATACGATTGCCTTGAATTTCCCTTTGTGTTTTTTACTCAAACCGGCCATCTTTTGCAACGCATCGTTGTATGTGCCGTGCGTGTCTTTGTCGAAAACCACGAAGACATGGTCATATCCCTGTTTTTCAGGGTCTCTTTTGATTTCTTTGAGATACTCTTCTTCGGCGCTGTTGACGAGGCTCAAGGGGTCGCTTCCGCTGCTGCGGTCATGGATAACGATATTCTCCTTGTTAAGATGCAATATGGTTCTGATCCCCTTGAAATAATTCGGCTCGGTCTTTTCTCCTTCGCATATTATGAGAACGACATCTTTCGAAGCGCGGATTTTGAGCAAACGATCGAATTCCCGATCTCGCCTGATGCGCTTCTTATGAAAGAGATCATCCGTTCCCATCAGAATGCAAAGTCTCCGATAAAAGGCAGCGCTCCGTATCGCCCCTTGAGATAGCCCCGTTCGAAGGCTTCATTCTTCCTGGGGTTGAACTCGACCAGCGAGTACAGCTTTGTCGCCCCATGATCGTCTTTTTCGGTAAACCACACCTGGTCGCGCCGGTAGATGTCAGGATCAAGCAAAGAAGTGTCGTGCGTGGTGATTACCAGTTGGGCGTTCTGGTGGTTCGTTTTTGAATTGTGAAAGAGGCTTACAAGATGACGTACGAGAAGCGGATGCAGACTCGTATTCAGTTCATCGATAACAAGCACCTTCCCATTAGAAAGGACATCAAGCCACGGCCCGGAGAAAATAAATAGCTTCTGGGTCCCTTGTGATTCATCAGCCAGATCGAGAGAGACGGCGCCCGCCTCTGTATTGTGAACAAATTTGACGGCGGTTAGTTCCTTGCCG includes the following:
- a CDS encoding SIR2 family protein — protein: MSNGISLIPEVPDEIRDAVNNGTLAVFIGAGVSRLVGCEGWDALARNLVNRCHREDIINFRESETLSQIPDHKKTITICYHLFNNNHLADVFYKELNMALKEGADIETPNIYNDIERLRGLFITTNADTHFDRLFNPPNILYQSSDFSADRLDSTNLYHIHGSIRDRESLIFTVSAYMQRYTQEPEFGRFLGRIFREYTVLFLGYGVSEFEILDFILRSDPRKKQALSPRHFMLSPFYSGEDNILSYEQAYYNDLGINILGYEKDTNGYRQLIEVIKHWNVEINQVTGYLHNASRLIDEAVE
- a CDS encoding RloB family protein, with the protein product MGTDDLFHKKRIRRDREFDRLLKIRASKDVVLIICEGEKTEPNYFKGIRTILHLNKENIVIHDRSSGSDPLSLVNSAEEEYLKEIKRDPEKQGYDHVFVVFDKDTHGTYNDALQKMAGLSKKHKGKFKAIVSVPCFEFWLLLHFEYTSRQYGASGNNSPCDNVIRDLRAYIPGYAKGSAAVFGTIYPRVDEAIQHAERLEKRQEEAGTDNPSTKVHRLVAYLQGLKDKR